From a single Bos indicus isolate NIAB-ARS_2022 breed Sahiwal x Tharparkar chromosome 11, NIAB-ARS_B.indTharparkar_mat_pri_1.0, whole genome shotgun sequence genomic region:
- the CAMKMT gene encoding calmodulin-lysine N-methyltransferase isoform X2, which produces MKRQRNSQQIKEQDKCPPNQTKEEEIGNLPDKEFRIMIVKLIQNLEIKMESQINSLETRIEKMQERFNKDLEEIKKSQYIMNNAINEIKNTLEATNSRITEAEDRISELEDRMVEINESERIKEKRIKRNEDNLRDLQDNIKRYNIQIIGVPEEEDKKKDHEKILEEIIVENFPKLGKEIITQVQETQRIPNRINPRQNTPRHILIKLTKIKHKEQILKAAREKQQITHKGIPIRITADLSIETLQARREWQDILKMMKENNLQPRLLYPARISFKYEGEIKSFSDKQKLREFCTTKPALQQILKDIL; this is translated from the coding sequence atgaagagacagaggaatagccagcagataaaggaacaggataaatgcccaccaaaccaaacaaaagaggaagagatagggaatctacctgataaagaattccgaataatgatagtgaaattgatccaaaatcttgaaattaaaatggaatcacagataaatagcttggagacaaggattgagaagatgcaagaaaggtttaacaaggacctagaagaaataaaaaagagtcaatatataatgaataatgcaataaatgaaattaaaaacactctggaggcaacaaatagtagaataacagaggcagaagataggataagtgaattagaagatagaatggtagaaataaatgaatcagagagaataaaagaaaaacgaattaaaagaaatgaggacaatctcagagacctccaggacaatattaaacgctacaacattcaaatcataggggttccagaagaagaagacaaaaagaaagaccatgagaaaatacttgaggagataatagttgaaaacttccctaaactggggaaggaaataatcacccaagtccaagaaacccagagaatcccaaacaggataaacccaaggcaaaacaccccaagacacatattaatcaaattaacaaagatcaaacacaaagaacaaatattaaaagcagcaagggaaaaacaacaaataacacacaagggaattcccataaggataacagctgatctttcaatagaaactcttcaagccaggagggaatggcaagacatacttaaaatgatgaaagaaaataacctacagcccagattattgtacccagcaaggatttcattcaagtatgaaggagaaatcaaaagcttctcagacaagcaaaagctgagagaattctgcaccaccaaaccagctctccaacaaatactaaaggatattctctag